The proteins below are encoded in one region of Clostridium cylindrosporum DSM 605:
- a CDS encoding aspartate carbamoyltransferase regulatory subunit — translation MVTINRIKKGIVIDHIRAGFGIRIFNYLGLDNADFTVALIMNAESSKNGKKDIIKIENVIDLDLTMLGLMDPNLTVNIIEDEMIKDKINLKLPEKVENIIKCKNPRCVTSVEREINHVFTLVNDKKAEYKCIYCDEIYTVSEV, via the coding sequence ATGGTAACTATTAATAGGATAAAAAAAGGAATAGTAATAGACCATATAAGAGCAGGTTTTGGAATAAGGATTTTTAATTATCTAGGACTTGATAATGCAGATTTTACTGTAGCATTAATTATGAATGCGGAAAGTAGTAAAAATGGAAAGAAGGACATTATCAAAATAGAAAATGTTATTGACCTTGACTTAACAATGCTAGGTCTTATGGATCCAAATCTTACTGTAAATATAATAGAAGATGAGATGATTAAAGATAAGATTAATCTGAAGCTTCCAGAAAAAGTTGAAAATATTATAAAATGTAAGAATCCTAGATGTGTAACATCAGTTGAAAGAGAAATTAATCATGTTTTCACGCTAGTAAATGATAAAAAAGCAGAATATAAGTGTATATACTGTGACGAAATTTACACTGTTTCGGAGGTATAA
- the pyrB gene encoding aspartate carbamoyltransferase codes for MLKGKHLIDPMDFSLIELEEIFELSDRIVSNPENFLDVCKGKLLATLFYEPSTRTRFSFEAAMLRLGGQIIGFSEPNSSSASKGESISDTIRTVACYADIAVMRHPKEGAPRVAAMNSDIPVINAGDGGHQHPTQTLTDLITIRAAKGKLTGLKIGLCGDLMFGRTVHSLIKALSRYEGNEFILISPKELQVPSYIKSEVLEKNNIKYKEVERLEEVMEEIDILYMTRVQKERFFNEEDYIRLKDSYILDKTKMDMASQDLIVMHPLPRVNEIAVEVDKDPRAWYFKQAKYGMFARMALICKLLGVDE; via the coding sequence ATGTTAAAAGGTAAACATCTTATAGATCCAATGGATTTTTCACTTATAGAGCTTGAAGAAATCTTCGAGCTATCAGATCGAATTGTTTCAAACCCAGAAAATTTCTTAGATGTGTGCAAGGGAAAACTACTAGCAACACTATTTTACGAGCCAAGTACAAGAACAAGATTCAGCTTCGAGGCTGCAATGCTTAGACTTGGTGGTCAAATTATAGGTTTTTCAGAACCAAACTCATCATCAGCTTCAAAGGGAGAAAGTATATCAGACACTATAAGAACAGTAGCTTGTTATGCGGACATTGCGGTAATGAGACACCCTAAAGAAGGTGCTCCAAGAGTTGCTGCGATGAATTCAGATATACCTGTTATAAATGCTGGAGATGGAGGTCATCAACATCCAACACAAACCCTTACAGACTTAATAACTATAAGAGCTGCAAAGGGAAAGCTTACAGGGCTTAAAATTGGACTTTGTGGAGACCTTATGTTTGGAAGAACTGTACACTCTCTTATCAAAGCCTTATCAAGATATGAAGGAAATGAATTTATACTTATATCACCGAAAGAGCTACAAGTTCCAAGTTACATTAAAAGTGAAGTTCTAGAGAAGAATAATATTAAGTACAAAGAAGTTGAAAGACTTGAAGAAGTTATGGAGGAAATTGATATTCTTTACATGACAAGAGTACAAAAAGAAAGATTCTTCAATGAAGAAGATTATATAAGACTTAAGGATAGCTATATACTAGACAAAACAAAAATGGATATGGCGAGTCAAGATCTTATAGTAATGCATCCTCTGCCAAGAGTTAATGAAATTGCAGTTGAAGTAGACAAAGATCCAAGAGCTTGGTACTTTAAACAAGCGAAGTATGGAATGTTTGCTAGAATGGCATTAATCTGCAAACTATTGGGGGTAGATGAATAA
- a CDS encoding dihydroorotase: MELLIKNTRIVDSNNDFKGDLYIKNGIIETMGNNLEADCETIDGEGLVLLPSFTDLHCHFRFPGLTHKEDMLSGSLAAVRGGYTAVNLMGNTNPICSTNEVLKTVLDEAEKIGLLNVHQVVSITKNFDGETLDHLDEIKYPIRFISDDGKGIDKSRVMLNAMMKAKSMGLIIMSHVEHTEIVKEDTRLSENIMTGRDVALARHTGCHLHVCHVSTKEAMEEIIRAKDRGDMVTCEVAPHHIALTSDEVEYRVNPPIRGKEDVNFLIDAIKNGYVDAIATDHAPHTFEDKESGAPGLSGIETSFSVCYTSLVSEGHISLSKLTEIMAKNPAKMMGLNSGEIKLGMNADLVLVDLNKEVTIDSSEFKSKGKNTPFDGKKYKGEVAVTIKDGKVVYRREK, encoded by the coding sequence ATGGAACTTCTAATTAAAAACACAAGAATTGTAGACTCGAATAACGATTTTAAAGGTGATTTATATATAAAAAATGGGATTATTGAAACAATGGGAAATAACTTAGAGGCAGACTGTGAAACTATTGATGGAGAAGGTTTGGTACTTCTTCCTTCATTTACAGATCTTCATTGTCACTTTAGATTTCCAGGTTTAACTCATAAAGAGGATATGTTATCAGGAAGTCTTGCAGCAGTTAGAGGTGGATATACAGCTGTAAACTTAATGGGAAATACAAACCCAATATGTAGTACAAATGAAGTACTTAAAACAGTTCTAGATGAAGCTGAAAAAATAGGTCTTCTAAATGTACATCAAGTAGTATCAATTACTAAAAACTTTGATGGTGAGACACTAGACCATCTAGATGAAATAAAATATCCAATAAGATTTATATCAGATGACGGTAAGGGAATCGACAAAAGCAGAGTAATGCTTAATGCCATGATGAAGGCAAAATCAATGGGTCTTATTATAATGAGCCATGTTGAACATACAGAAATAGTAAAAGAAGATACAAGACTTTCAGAAAATATAATGACTGGAAGAGATGTAGCACTAGCTAGACATACAGGGTGTCACCTTCATGTGTGCCATGTAAGTACTAAGGAAGCTATGGAAGAGATAATTAGAGCAAAGGATAGAGGGGATATGGTAACCTGTGAAGTTGCACCTCACCATATTGCACTAACTAGTGATGAAGTAGAGTATAGAGTTAACCCTCCTATAAGAGGTAAAGAGGACGTTAACTTTTTAATAGATGCGATTAAAAATGGATATGTGGATGCTATAGCTACTGACCATGCACCTCATACATTTGAGGATAAGGAAAGTGGAGCTCCAGGATTATCTGGAATAGAAACATCCTTTTCAGTATGCTACACATCTCTTGTAAGTGAAGGACATATAAGCCTTAGTAAACTTACAGAAATAATGGCTAAAAACCCAGCAAAAATGATGGGATTAAATTCAGGTGAAATAAAACTTGGAATGAATGCAGATCTAGTACTAGTTGATTTAAATAAAGAAGTAACAATAGATTCAAGTGAATTTAAATCAAAGGGAAAGAATACTCCATTTGATGGAAAGAAATACAAAGGCGAAGTTGCAGTAACTATCAAGGATGGAAAAGTGGTATACAGAAGGGAGAAATAA